The Onthophagus taurus isolate NC chromosome 2, IU_Otau_3.0, whole genome shotgun sequence genome includes a window with the following:
- the LOC111427293 gene encoding TOX high mobility group box family member 4-like isoform X2: MSDQTFHTPNFGDEEFDIPAINPQQQHGPPPGEQHNMPNYQSQQQMNMSQMNQQQEGMGMHDPTGGYQQPLYLSGPDHGMVNPSYHSPQPNYNMANSNQPQQQQQQHNNQQLLMIQQQQQQQQQQQQQQHQQQMMMGHPPGNRPQYGASPQHPQGRGNSPPAAPGQEPTTSEDSDDSTPHPPVITGVKRPSPEPADVQLTKAQKKPKVQKKKKKRDPNEPQKPVSAYALFFRDTQAAIKGQNPNASFGEVSKIVASMWDGLDSDHKSVYKRKTELAKKDYLKALAAYRASLVSKGAGENEPMYGSYSNYNNSGGPQYGGYSPQGTLPSPPMTSAPTPPSQSLANKKPMMSSMNQQQQQHQNMIQSPMGPVPSHMSMPPHMQQHGNTYMQQVPQQQQVPIAAHMQQQQQQHVSPPPMVSSSPPVSAPAPTVPAAVQQTAEQGQMRPPNSCIRHGCPNPAISNSEWEDEYCSNECVVSHCRDVFTNWVASNQNQSQTYSTVK, from the exons ATGAGTGATCAG ACATTTCACACTCCAAATTTCGGAGATGAAGAGTTTGACATACCGGCCATAAATCCACAACAACAACACGGCCCCCCACCGGGGGAACAACACAATATGCCCAATTACCAATCTCAACAGCAAATGAATATGTCACAAATGAATCAACAACAGGAAGGGATGGGCATGCATGATCCAACCGGTGGTTACCAACAGCCTCTTTACCTTTCCGGGCCGGATCATGGAATGGTTAATCCATCATACCACAGTCCACAACCTAATTATAATATGGCAAATTCGAATCAACCCCAacagcaacaacaacaacacaaTAATCAGCAATTATTGATGATTCAACAACAGCAGCAGCAACAgcagcaacaacaacaacaacagcaTCAACAACAAATGATGATGGGTCATCCACCTGGAAATAGGCCACAATATGGGGCGTCTCCTCAACATCCTCAAGGTAGAGGGAATAGTCCTCCTGCTGCTCCTGGTCAAGAACCTACAACTAGTGAAGATAGTGATGATAGTACACCTCACCCTCCTGTG ATAACCGGCGTTAAGAGGCCGTCGCCCGAACCAGCCGATGTCCAATTGACGAAAGCCCAAAAGAAACCCAAGGtgcaaaagaaaaagaagaagagggATCCTAATGAACCTCAAAA GCCCGTATCAGCTTATGCCCTATTTTTCCGTGATACTCAAGCTGCCATTAAAGGACAGAACCCAAATGCCAGCTTTGGTGAAGTTTCCAAAATTGTAGCATCAATGTGGGATGGATTGGATTCAGATCATAAAAGT GTATATAAAAGGAAAACAGAATTAGCAAAGAAAGATTACTTAAAAGCATTAGCTGCTTATCGAGCAAGCTTAGTATCAAAAGGTGCTGGGGAGAATGAGCCAATGTATGGTAGTTAcagtaattataataattccGGCGGGCCCCAATATGGAGGATACTCACCGCAGGGTACGTTACCATCACCTCCAATGACATCAGCACCTACGCCACCTTCTCAATCATTGGCGAATAAAAAACCTATGATGAGTAGTATGAACCAACAACAACAGCAACATCAGAATATGATTCAGTCCCCAATGGGGCCAGTTCCGAGCCATATGTCAATGCCTCCACATATGCAACAACATGGAAATACTTATATGCAACAG GTTCCCCAGCAACAACAAGTTCCCATTGCTGCCCACATGCAGCAGCAACAGCAGCAGCACGTCAGCCCTCCCCCCATGGTGTCAAGTTCCCCCCCTGTTTCGGCCCCCGCTCCAACTGTTCCCGCCGCAGTACAGCAAACTGCTGAACAAGGACAAATGCGACCCCCAAACTCTTGTATACGCCATGGATGTCCCAATCCAGCCATATCAAACTCAGAGTGGGAAGACGAATATTGTAGCAATGAATGCGTTGTCAGCCATTGCCG agATGTATTCACAAACTGGGTGGCATCAAATCAAAACCAATCACAAACATATTCAactgttaaataa
- the LOC111427293 gene encoding thymocyte selection-associated high mobility group box protein TOX-like isoform X1: MEATYCVGNDVDVCRMFDQYLYKRSENVDLSLSIPQSNFQTNNGYDMSDQTFHTPNFGDEEFDIPAINPQQQHGPPPGEQHNMPNYQSQQQMNMSQMNQQQEGMGMHDPTGGYQQPLYLSGPDHGMVNPSYHSPQPNYNMANSNQPQQQQQQHNNQQLLMIQQQQQQQQQQQQQQHQQQMMMGHPPGNRPQYGASPQHPQGRGNSPPAAPGQEPTTSEDSDDSTPHPPVITGVKRPSPEPADVQLTKAQKKPKVQKKKKKRDPNEPQKPVSAYALFFRDTQAAIKGQNPNASFGEVSKIVASMWDGLDSDHKSVYKRKTELAKKDYLKALAAYRASLVSKGAGENEPMYGSYSNYNNSGGPQYGGYSPQGTLPSPPMTSAPTPPSQSLANKKPMMSSMNQQQQQHQNMIQSPMGPVPSHMSMPPHMQQHGNTYMQQVPQQQQVPIAAHMQQQQQQHVSPPPMVSSSPPVSAPAPTVPAAVQQTAEQGQMRPPNSCIRHGCPNPAISNSEWEDEYCSNECVVSHCRDVFTNWVASNQNQSQTYSTVK, from the exons AGATCCGAAAACGTTGACCTATCGCTCAGTATTCCACAATCCAATTTTCAAACAAACAACGGCTACGATATGAGTGATCAG ACATTTCACACTCCAAATTTCGGAGATGAAGAGTTTGACATACCGGCCATAAATCCACAACAACAACACGGCCCCCCACCGGGGGAACAACACAATATGCCCAATTACCAATCTCAACAGCAAATGAATATGTCACAAATGAATCAACAACAGGAAGGGATGGGCATGCATGATCCAACCGGTGGTTACCAACAGCCTCTTTACCTTTCCGGGCCGGATCATGGAATGGTTAATCCATCATACCACAGTCCACAACCTAATTATAATATGGCAAATTCGAATCAACCCCAacagcaacaacaacaacacaaTAATCAGCAATTATTGATGATTCAACAACAGCAGCAGCAACAgcagcaacaacaacaacaacagcaTCAACAACAAATGATGATGGGTCATCCACCTGGAAATAGGCCACAATATGGGGCGTCTCCTCAACATCCTCAAGGTAGAGGGAATAGTCCTCCTGCTGCTCCTGGTCAAGAACCTACAACTAGTGAAGATAGTGATGATAGTACACCTCACCCTCCTGTG ATAACCGGCGTTAAGAGGCCGTCGCCCGAACCAGCCGATGTCCAATTGACGAAAGCCCAAAAGAAACCCAAGGtgcaaaagaaaaagaagaagagggATCCTAATGAACCTCAAAA GCCCGTATCAGCTTATGCCCTATTTTTCCGTGATACTCAAGCTGCCATTAAAGGACAGAACCCAAATGCCAGCTTTGGTGAAGTTTCCAAAATTGTAGCATCAATGTGGGATGGATTGGATTCAGATCATAAAAGT GTATATAAAAGGAAAACAGAATTAGCAAAGAAAGATTACTTAAAAGCATTAGCTGCTTATCGAGCAAGCTTAGTATCAAAAGGTGCTGGGGAGAATGAGCCAATGTATGGTAGTTAcagtaattataataattccGGCGGGCCCCAATATGGAGGATACTCACCGCAGGGTACGTTACCATCACCTCCAATGACATCAGCACCTACGCCACCTTCTCAATCATTGGCGAATAAAAAACCTATGATGAGTAGTATGAACCAACAACAACAGCAACATCAGAATATGATTCAGTCCCCAATGGGGCCAGTTCCGAGCCATATGTCAATGCCTCCACATATGCAACAACATGGAAATACTTATATGCAACAG GTTCCCCAGCAACAACAAGTTCCCATTGCTGCCCACATGCAGCAGCAACAGCAGCAGCACGTCAGCCCTCCCCCCATGGTGTCAAGTTCCCCCCCTGTTTCGGCCCCCGCTCCAACTGTTCCCGCCGCAGTACAGCAAACTGCTGAACAAGGACAAATGCGACCCCCAAACTCTTGTATACGCCATGGATGTCCCAATCCAGCCATATCAAACTCAGAGTGGGAAGACGAATATTGTAGCAATGAATGCGTTGTCAGCCATTGCCG agATGTATTCACAAACTGGGTGGCATCAAATCAAAACCAATCACAAACATATTCAactgttaaataa